A window of the Ipomoea triloba cultivar NCNSP0323 chromosome 14, ASM357664v1 genome harbors these coding sequences:
- the LOC116003918 gene encoding uncharacterized protein LOC116003918 has product MSKTVKKHFTHLENAKQREEEPLSVFIERWKIAMTEIDPIDDATAINLLLASLRAENLYQDLILRPLLSYEDAIRRVVDHATSMEANSAKRMMETGGPRRDQNQRDRRPNNQRQKDRDGYPIYTPLSRPVAKVLQYAQSCHMIQLPAPSKDGPKKDKYCAYHRNRGHDTEECHVLKGLIEDLLQTGELAQFAEKKKKGRRGWKKFFKKNKDKKDKDPDQDREPPPTGSKQVIHVIFGGPEGGDTAGERHNWV; this is encoded by the coding sequence ATGTCCAAAACTGTCAAGAAACACTTTACCCACCTAGAAAATGCTAAGCAGCGGGAGGAAGAACCGCTCTCCGTTTTCATCGAGAGATGGAAGATTGCGATGACAGAGATCGATCCGATCGACGATGCCACGGCGATCAATTTGTTACTAGCGTCCTTGCGGGCCGAAAATCTGTACCAGGACCTAATCCTCCGACCGCTCCTTTCCTATGAGGACGCCATTCGCAGAGTGGTCGATCATGCCACGTCCATGGAGGCGAACTCGGCCAAGAGGATGATGGAGACAGGAGGACCGAGGAGAGATCAAAATCAAAGAGACCGACGCCCCAATAACCAAAGGCAAAAGGACCGAGACGGATATCCGATCTACACCCCGTTGAGTAGACCGGTGGCAAAAGTACTGCAATACGCCCAAAGTTGTCATATGATCCAGTTACCTGCTCCATCTAAGGATGGCCCGAAGAAGGACAAGTATTGCGCGTACCACCGGAACCGGGGGCATGACACGGAGGAATGCCATGTGTTGAAGGGCCTAATCGAGGACTTGCTGCAGACCGGCGAGCTGGCTCAGTTCgcagaaaagaagaagaaaggtcgACGGGGGTGGAAGAAATTCTTTAAGAAGAACAAGGACAAGAAGGACAAGGACCCCGACCAGGATCGAGAGCCTCCCCCGACCGGGTCTAAACAAGTTATTCATGTGATCTTCGGCGGACCGGAAGGTGGTGACACCGCGGGGGAGCGTCATAATTGGGTTTGA